The following proteins are co-located in the Tiliqua scincoides isolate rTilSci1 chromosome 8, rTilSci1.hap2, whole genome shotgun sequence genome:
- the LOXL1 gene encoding lysyl oxidase homolog 1, with protein sequence MSSSPGFWDLWALMGCSLFLLVHGQHPQSSNGDNGRWRQMIQWENNGRVYSLLNTGSEYVPASHARADSNARVMLADAATNHGRRVPGNTRRQAPTLPARVGSDTVRGHTRHPFGFGQVPDNWRDGPTGDSSSNSQRPRSPTTLQQQVGSASSSSSFAHSSFGQLYPQASYPQPPYVNQYETYDPQVPRAYDETYTYYRTTGAGGGAVAAAAASAGVIYPFQPRVRYEEYAEDQNPYRAHGYYPTQERSYIPQQLQPSDGLDRRYSHSLYHDTGTSYDQSVQDPYASSQNQQSVGQGVPVADNLHINNGAPVSAGTRYGNEPWAGQYPPFGEVPSEPHIPPRNVEPQPPFRPLDPHGVPRPEPYLPIRNAEPPQLIPDSQGVNQARVSVGSIYRPNQNGRGLPDLVPDPNYVQASTYVQRAHLYSLRCAAEEKCLASTAYTPEATDYDVRVLLRFPQRVKNQGTADFLPNRARHMWEWHSCHQHYHSMDEFSHYDLLDAATGKKVAEGHKASFCLEDTTCDFGNLKRYACTSHTQGLSPGCYDTYNADIDCQWIDITDVQPGNYILKVQVNPKYIVMESDFTNNVVRCNVHYTGRYVATTNCKISQS encoded by the exons ATGTCATCATCTCCTGGCTTTTGGGATTTGTGGGCTTTGATGGGCTGCAGCCTTTTTCTGCTGGTCCACGGTCAACATCCACAGAGCAGCAACGGGGACAATGGACGCTGGAGGCAAATGATTCAGTGGGAGAACAACGGCCGGGTATATAGCCTCCTGAACACCGGCTCCGAGTATGTGCCTGCAAGCCACGCAAGGGCAGACAGCAATGCAAGGGTCATGCTGGCTGATGCTGCCACAAACCACGGTAGAAGAGTTCCAGGGAACACCAGGCGGCAGGCACCCACCTTGCCAGCCAGGGTAGGATCCGATACCGTCCGGGGACACACACGGCACCCGTTTGGCTTTGGACAAGTCCCAGACAACTGGAGAGATGGACCCACCGGAGACAGTAGCTCCAACTCCCAACGGCCCCGGTCACCCACCACTCTGCAGCAACAGGTTGGCTcggcttcttcctcttcctccttcgcCCACTCCTCGTTTGGACAGCTCTACCCACAGGCCTCCTACCCCCAGCCACCTTATGTAAACCAGTACGAGACCTATGACCCGCAAGTACCCCGGGCGTACGATGAGACCTACACCTACTATCGCACCACAGGAGCTGGAGGGGGCGCTGTGGCCGCAGCCGCAGCAAGTGCAGGAGTGATCTACCCTTTCCAGCCACGGGTGAGATATGAAGAGTATGCCGAGGACCAGAATCCTTACAGAGCACATGGGTACTACCCCACCCAGGAGAGGTCCTACATCCCCCAACAGCTTCAGCCCTCAGATGGCCTAGATCGGAGGTACTCTCACAGCCTCTATCATGACACTGGAACAAGCTATGACCAAAGTGTCCAGGACCCTTACGCATCCTCCCAGAACCAACAGTCTGTGGGACAAGGGGTTCCTGTTGCGGACAATTTACATATCAACAATGGAGCTCCTGTGAGTGCCGGTACCAGGTATGGGAATGAGCcgtgggcagggcaataccctCCCTTTGGGGAGGTGCCATCGGAGCCCCACATTCCTCCCCGCAACGTGGAACCTCAGCCTCCATTCCGGCCCTTAGATCCCCATGGGGTTCCCAGGCCTGAACCCTACCTTCCCATCCGGAACGCTGAGCCTCCCCAGCTGATTCCAGACAGCCAAGGTGTTAACCAAGCCCGGGTCAGCGTGGGCAGCATCTACAGACCCAATCAGAATGGACGGG gcctcccagaccTTGTGCCAGATCCAAACTATGTCCAGGCCTCCACTTACGTCCAAAGAGCTCATCTCTACTCCCTCCGCTGTGCTGCCGAGGAAAAGTGTCTTGCAAG cACTGCCTACACCCCTGAAGCGACAGACTATGATGTCCGGGTGCTACTGCGTTTTCCTCAGCGCGTGAAGAACCAGGGCACTGCAGATTTCCTGCCCAACAGGGCCCGTCACATGTGGGAATGGCACAGCTGCCACCA GCATTATCACAGTATGGATGAGTTCAGCCACTATGACCTGCTCGATGCTGCCACAGGCAAGAAGGTGGCAGAAGGACACAAAGCAAGTTTCTGCCTGGAAGACACCACCTGTGACTTTGGCAATTTAAAGCGCTACGCCTGCACATCACACACACAG GGGTTGAGCCCTGGTTGCTATGATACCTACAACGCCGACATTGACTGCCAATGGATCGATATCACGGATGTACAGCCTGGGAATTATATCTTAAAG GTTCAGGTGAACCCCAAATATATCGTGATGGAGTCGGACTTCACCAACAATGTGGTCAGATGCAACGTCCACTACACGGGCCGCTACGTGGCCACGACAAACTGCAAAATCTCCCA GTCTTGA